One part of the Prunus persica cultivar Lovell chromosome G5, Prunus_persica_NCBIv2, whole genome shotgun sequence genome encodes these proteins:
- the LOC18776187 gene encoding uncharacterized protein LOC18776187, whose amino-acid sequence MHSISLKVCTDYCSGTRTCLPGRGSFSSANSELRNLRVGPGFRDFGKSGRVVACVPERNGNSRSGSPSSSSSPSSGAGQKSSSFLSRSQSWALMKQQMEVAANTEDYEEAARIRDSLKLLEEEEPILWLRRKIKEAIAEERFEDAAKYRDELKEIAPYSFLKCSSDATTLGIRVQVRSVYIEGRSQPSKGQHFFAYRIRISNNSDRPVQLLRRHWIITDANGKSENVWGIGVIGEQPVILPQASFEYSSACPLSTPTGRMEGDFEMKHINSRVSSQSFNVAIAPFSLSVLGDDIDTF is encoded by the exons ATGCATTCCATCAGCCTCAAAGTCTGCACTGATTACTGCTCGGGGACGAGGACGTGTTTGCCGGGCCGAGGGAGCTTCAGTTCTGCGAATTCGGAGCTCCGGAACTTGAGAGTCGGGCCGGGGTTTAGAGATTTCGGGAAATCGGGTCGGGTCGTGGCGTGTGTTCCGGAGAGGAATGGGAATAGCCGGAGCGGAAGTCCGAGTTCGAGTTCGAGCCCGAGTTCGGGTGCGGGTCAGAAATCGAGTTCGTTTCTTTCTCGGAGTCAAAGCTGGGCTTTGATGAAGCAGCAAATGGAGGTTGCTGCAAATACCGAG GATTATGAAGAGGCTGCAAGGATACGTGACTCGTTGAAGTtgttagaagaagaagagccgATTTTGTGGCTCCGAAGGAAGATAAAGGAGGCAATCGCTGAAGAGAGATTTGAG GATGCAGCTAAGTATCGAGATGAGCTAAAGGAAATTGCCCCTTACTCTTTCTTGAAATGTTCAAGTGATGCAACCACCTTG GGCATTCGGGTTCAAGTTAGAAGTGTGTACATAGAGGGACGAAGTCAGCCTTCAAAGGGGCAACACTTCTTTGCATATAGAATACGAATTAGCAATAACTCAGATCGCCCTGTTCAACTGCTTAGAAGACATTGGATTATCACTGATGCCAACGGAAAATCCGAGAATGTATG GGGGATTGGTGTTATCGGTGAACAGCCCGTTATTCTTCCTCAAGCTAGTTTTGAATACTCATCTGCCTGCCCATTAAGCACTCCCACCGGAAGAATG GAAGGTGACTTTGAGATGAAACACATCAATAGTAGGGTAAGTTCACAATCATTTAACGTGGCTATTGCCCCATTTTCCCTCTCAGTATTGGGAGATGACATTGACAccttttga